A genomic stretch from Ooceraea biroi isolate clonal line C1 chromosome 3, Obir_v5.4, whole genome shotgun sequence includes:
- the LOC105283205 gene encoding ATP-dependent RNA helicase Ddx1, with translation MTAFEEMGVLPEIAKAVDDMDWTLPTDVQAEAIPLILGGGDVLMAAETGSGKTGAFCLPILQTVWETLKDLQSGKGGGGGAAQAQQSHWGLSLFDRGRALAVTPDGLRCQSREQKEWHGCRANKGVSGSGKYFFEATVTDEGLCRVGWSTSQAALDLGTDKFGYGFGGTGKKSNAKQFDNYGEAFGMHDVIGCFLDLVKGEIRYTKNGADLGVAFTLNGQQKSQTYYPAVVLKNAEMAFNFGAQPFKHPPPNDYVAVSSAAKESVKYNPVNSSQSQTNKSDKPVNNAPQAIIIEPSRELAEQTYNQIQKFKTHLKDPTIRELLVIGGVNVKEQIATLNSGVDIVVGTPGRLEDLIQGGYLLLTHCRFFVLDEADGLLKQGYTELIDRLHRQIPKITSDGKRLQMIVCSATLHAFEVKKMAERLMHFPTWVDLKGEDAVPETVHHVVVTVDPQKDKSWHNLRHHVQTDAVHARDNVRPGNNTAETLSEAVKMLKGEYCIRAIREHKMDRALIFCRTKLDCDNLERFLKQSDAQQFSCVCLHGDRKPPERKANLEKFKRQEVKFLICTDVAARGLDITGLPFMINITLPDEKSNYVHRIGRVGRAERMGLAISLVSSVPEKVWYHGEWCPSRGRNCNNTNLTDQGGCCTWYNEPMYLADIEDHLNVTIQQVGTDIKVPLNEFDGKVTYGEKRLAMGSNYENHVQQMAPIVANLAALEGKAQLAFLKTYLVK, from the exons atgactGCTTTCGAAG AAATGGGAGTTTTGCCGGAGATAGCAAAAGCGGTGGACGACATGGATTGGAC ACTACCGACGGACGTCCAAGCGGAAGCTATTCCTCTAATTCTGGGTGGTGGAGATGTCCTCATGGCTGCAGAAACTGGCAGTGGAAAGACTGGTGCTTTCTGTCTACCTATTTTACAAACAGTTTGGGAGACTCTTAAGGATCTGCAGTCTGGAAAAGGAGGTGGAGGTGGAGCTGCGCAAGCTCAACAAT CGCACTGGGGATTAAGTTTATTTGACCGAGGACGAGCCTTGGCAGTAACGCCAGATGGTTTGAGATGCCAGAGCAGAGAGCAAAAGGAGTGGCATGGTTGTCGTGCAAATAAAGGAGTCTCGGGGAGCGGTAAATACTTCTTTGAAGCCACGGTGACTGATGAAGGTTTGTGCAGAGTAGGCTGGTCTACATCTCAG GCCGCCTTAGATTTAGGAACAGATAAATTCGGTTACGGTTTCGGCGGGACCGGCAAGAAATCGAACGCGAAGCAATTCGACAATTACGGGGAAGCCTTTGGAATGCACGACGTGATCGGATGTTTTCTGGACTTGGTAAAGGGCGAGATCAGATACACCAAGAACGGCGCCGACTTGGGCGTCGCGTTTACGTTGAACGGGCAGCAAAAGTCGCAGACGTACTATCCGGCCGTCGTGTTGAAGAACGCTGAAATGGCCTTTAATTTCGGAGCGCAGCCGTTTAAGCATCCGCCTCCAAACGACTATGTGGCCGTGTCCTCGGCTGCGAAAGAATCCGTCAAGTACAATCCTGTTAACAGCAGCCAGAGTCAGACGAACAAAAGCGATAAACCAGTGAACAACGCACCCCAAGCGATCATCATAGAGCCCTCTCGCGAACTAGCTGAGCAGACTTACAATCAGATCCAGAAG TTTAAAACCCATTTAAAGGATCCAACAATCAGAGAATTGCTCGTTATTGGTGGGGTGAACGTGAAAGAACAGATTGCCACCTTGAATTCCGGTGTCGACATCGTAGTCGGAACTCCTGGGCGACTGGAAGATCTCATACAAGGCggctatttattattaacacatTGCAG atTTTTCGTGCTAGATGAAGCCGACGGATTACTGAAACAGGGTTACACTGAACTTATCGATCGTCTGCACAGACAAATCCCGAAAATTACGTCGGACGGTAAGCGATTGCAGATGATCGTGTGTTCGGCGACTTTGCACGCGTTCGAAGTTAAAAAGATGGCT GAACGTTTGATGCATTTCCCAACGTGGGTGGATCTAAAAGGCGAGGACGCAGTGCCGGAGACCGTGCATCACGTCGTAGTGACGGTGGATCCGCAGAAGGACAAGTCGTGGCACAATCTGAGGCACCACGTACAAACCGACGCCGTGCACGCGCGGGACAACGTGAGACCGGGGAATAATACCGCCG AGACACTGTCGGAGGCGGTGAAAATGCTGAAGGGGGAGTACTGCATCCGCGCGATCAGGGAACACAAGATGGACCGGGCACTGATATTCTGCAGAACGAAACTCGACTGCGACAATCTGGAGAGGTTCCTCAAGCAGTCCGACGCGCAGCAGTTCTCGTGCGTGTGCCTGCACGGGGACAGAAAGCCCCCAGAACGTAAGGCTAATTTGGAGAAGTTTAAGCGTCAGGAGGTGAAGTTCCTGATCTGTACCGACGTGGCGGCCAGAGGATTGGATATCACCGGTCTGCCGTTCA TGATAAACATAACTCTGCCCGACGAAAAGTCCAATTACGTGCATCGCATCGGAAGAGTTGGCAGAGCCGAGAGGATGGGTCTGGCCATCTCGTTGGTCAGCAGCGTGCCGGAGAAGGTGTGGTATCACGGCGAGTGGTGCCCCTCGCGCGGAAGGAACTGTAACAATACCAATCTGACCGACCAAGGTGGCTGTTGCACGTGGTACAACGAACCCATG TACTTGGCGGATATTGAGGACCACTTGAACGTGACGATTCAACAGGTCGGAACCGACATAAAAGTGCCACTAAACGAATTCGATGGAAAAGTCACGTACGGCGAGAAGAGACTCGCAATGG GATCCAATTACGAGAATCATGTTCAACAAATGGCGCCTATTGTGGCTAACTTAGCCGCGCTGGAAGGTAAAGCACAGCTTGCGTTCTTAAAAACCTATCTAGTGAAATGA
- the LOC113561679 gene encoding uncharacterized protein LOC113561679: MLRHKAPRCSNRIHFGEDQWEQKRVDGSRKLRCSAIPSLLSSEENSSPTPYIDNRDVQEDCRTHSAPATISHPATFVPQSRSPLKDISNINVSTAIPPATSVTSVNLSEKIATPKRQTSPIIDVTEDESVEVLKQRLKVKEKEVAALQIKQISMQKLTNRILRSYCNMKKRHKTIQIKLKRLQEAHRNRRLALRLHEDQFKALCSKSTRGKKWSTSSIID; encoded by the exons ATGTTGAGGCACAAGGCCCCGCGTTGTTCAAATAGG ATTCATTTTGGTGAAGACCAGTGGGAGCAGAAGAGGGTCGATGGTTCAAGAAAGTTGCGGTGCTCAGCTATTCCATCATTATTATCTTCAGAAGAAAATTCTTCGCCTACTCCTTACATCGATAATCGTGATGTGCAGGAGGATTGTCGCACGCACAGTGCTCCAGCAACCATCTCCCATCCTGCGACATTCGTTCCCCAATCACGAAGCcctttaaaagatatttctaatataaatgttaGTACTGCTATTCCTCCAGCAACTTCTGTCACTTCTGTCAATTTAAGCGAGAAAATAGCTACACCGAAAAGACAGACCTCACCAATTATAGATGTTACCGAAGATGAATCTGTGGAAGTTTTGAAGCAGCGATTAAaggtgaaagagaaagaagtagCCGCACTTcagataaaacaaatttctaTGCAGAAATTAACAAATCGAATTTTGCGGAGTTACTGCAATATGAAGAAGCGACATAAAACAATACAAATAAAGCTGAAAAGACTTCAAGAAGCCCATCGAAACCGTAGACTTGCCCTCAGATTGCACGAAGACCAATTTAAGGCTCTGTGTTCAAAGTCTACAAGAGGAAAAAAGTGGAGCACTTCAAGTATTATCGACTAA
- the LOC105283215 gene encoding uncharacterized protein LOC105283215, with protein MKWGTQGYSDFVKKFPLFPSIRTLQEAVEHLKFEPGILTKVFDVIECQVPNMASHEIHCIIALDEMAIKPGETYDQGSKRFIGLCTFPGHTGMAKKALVIALAGITTRWKYAVAYYLTNKTDFEAKLTDCNPTGNALKDIISKIIVKAENIGLKVAAVISDMGSDNLSLWRAWNIGCHRNSEIRCSIPHPARPQDRLYIMPDPVHVFKNIRSMLENQEIISLPQSIVESQGLSHPFVEVKHIEELLRHEKKFEFKIANKLKECSLRVKNHFSTMKVSTARSVICRRTAIGLNVYAKTTANSKPLTTAFFIVLVQQHWFDLVTIRSSKLALSKKNEDAYNKAIEHLQFTTHVFQHMKIGTKGHWKPVQTGLLMVVERLLLLQNYFLN; from the coding sequence ATGAAGTGGGGCACGCAAGGCTACTCGGACTTTGTCAAGAAGTTCCCGCTTTTTCCTTCAATCAGAACACTTCAGGAAGCAGTTGAACATTTAAAGTTTGAGCCAGGCATTCTGACAAAAGTATTTGATGTAATTGAGTGTCAAGTTCCAAATATGGCATCTCATGAGATACACTGCATAATAGCATTAGATGAAATGGCTATTAAACCCGGTGAGACGTATGATCAAGGCAGTAAAAGATTCATTGGTTTATGTACGTTTCCTGGGCACACCGGCATGGCAAAGAAAGCATTGGTCATTGCATTAGCAGGAATCACTACTCGATGGAAGTATGCTGTGGCATATTATCTCACAAATAAGACTGATTTCGAAGCCAAACTAACAGACTGCAATCCTACAGGAAATgcattaaaagatattatcaGTAAGATTATTGTGAAAGCTGAGAACATTGGTCTGAAAGTTGCAGCTGTAATTTCAGACATGGGGTCTGACAATCTGTCTTTGTGGAGAGCTTGGAATATTGGATGCCATCGAAACAGTGAAATAAGATGCAGCATCCCTCATCCAGCACGACCACAAGACAGATTATATATCATGCCTGATCCCgtgcatgtatttaaaaacatCCGTTCCATGTTGGAGAATcaggaaattatttctttgccTCAGTCTATTGTAGAGTCTCAAGGCCTTAGCCATCCTTTTGTGGAAGTAAAACACATAGAAGAATTACTGCGTCACGAAAAAAAGTTTGAATTTAAGATTGCCAACAAATTGAAAGAGTGTAGTCTCCGGGTGAAAAATCACTTTTCCACAATGAAAGTGTCCACAGCAAGGTCCGTCATTTGTCGAAGAACAGCAATTGGCCTCAATGTCTATGCAAAGACAACAGCAAATTCAAAACCTCTCACTACAGCTTTCTTTATTGTTCTTGTACAGCAGCATTGGTTTGATCTTGTCACCATCAGAAGTAGTAAGTTGGCTCTTAGTAAGAAAAATGAGGATGCATATAACAAAGCTATTGAGCATCTGCAATTCACGACGCACGTATTCCAACATATGAAGATTGGTACAAAAGGTCACTGGAAACCAGTTCAGACAGGACTACTCATGGTAGTTGAACGTCTACTGTTGCTgcagaattattttttgaattaa
- the LOC113561682 gene encoding uncharacterized protein LOC113561682: MITLSELCNNTKRNTNYERDVDNTEVENIKDDFLQYSKTLAIARQREENLNAFFETCSIHVPQVTDDQMHSIDTWEWPIIYDIVGSVVHSIKCTNMTVCDKCFTGVLWKGEGHHPYSFIVKMRSYEENSLLCVSDSCFKAILKTEITFRNLADTLIQLKDMNIVQFLTAEVQYVWEGANIPLCHNISTKILKRFIAMRLRIHGLNRRKQCAEMNIERSYNSKTIARFTTIY; encoded by the coding sequence ATGATTACCTTGTCAGAGTTGTGCAATAATACCAAGAGAAACACCAACTATGAGAGAGATGTTGATAATACTGAAGTTGAAAACATTAAGGACGATTTCCTGCAGTATTCTAAAACTTTAGCAATCGCACGACAACGTGAAGAAAACTTAAATGCATTTTTCGAAACATGTTCCATTCATGTGCCACAGGTGACTGATGATCAGATGCATAGCATTGATACATGGGAATGGCCAATAATATATGACATAGTTGGATCAGTTGTGCATAGTATAAAGTGCACAAACATGACCGTCTGTGATAAGTGTTTCACAGGTGTACTCTGGAAGGGTGAAGGGCATCATCCTTATTCCTTTATTGTTAAAATGAGAAGTTACGAAGAGAACAGCCTTCTATGTGTATCGGATTCCTGTTTTAAAGCAATTTTGAAGACTGAAATCACCTTCCGAAATTTGGCAGACACACTTATTCAACTAAAAGATATGAACATTGTGCAGTTTCTAACAGCAGAGGTACAATATGTCTGGGAAGGAGCAAATATACCTTTATGCCATAATATCAGTACCAAAATCCTGAAGAGGTTTATCGCAATGCGATTGCGAATACATGGATTAAACAGAAGAAAACAATGTGCTGAAATGAACATTGAACGTAGTTATAACAGTAAGACTATAGCCAGGTTTACTACTATTTATTGA